A region from the Ammospiza nelsoni isolate bAmmNel1 chromosome 1, bAmmNel1.pri, whole genome shotgun sequence genome encodes:
- the CSRNP1 gene encoding cysteine/serine-rich nuclear protein 1 — protein sequence MSGVLKRKYEELGDDSTYCSSSSCSPLSSSASSGWDTDEENSRGEPKPSSALMSSFTPTSILKKSKRLKKNNVEFDRVTVFYFPRCQGFTSVPSRGGCTLGMVSKHSSSRQFTLAEFSKEQENVRRGKLEEKLKEEKLEALKWKLTMNGTKESEEANQLTIEDISDDDIDVSNVDLEDGFFLQPYPAKKRRALLKAVGVKKIDKEEKRELHNIRLSREDCGCDCREVCDPETCSCSLAGIKCQMDHTSFPCGCTKDGCGNTEGRIEFNQARVQTHFIHTIMKLELEKQQQQSSEKVAEAEPPFRERLPALGCAAGKGSLEERAVPLAPAFQFSPDLEALGENSCSSDMTDSSISSHPSEDLEEPYESLPSDKSQSDVDDDGLARILHFNDSDAEEESRRGQDDLGCFHPTDFFIEDHGSEAKPIPGHLSHLSECLDENANQDSGGLLEDAAHGRCDGLSCCAPSSTEPCSKSYADLSLSSDSLDFFQSFSDYNLGPLYNSLKEYENLDNFSALQFQLPNFPGFPQAGDQGSCFLESLIGLSESVPETPAPFTDNQLLEDAIKSSLMETVKV from the exons ATGAGCGGAGTATTGAAAAGGAAGTATGAAGAGCTGGGAGATGACAGCACCtactgctcctcctcctcctgctcccccctgtcctcctcagcatcctcaggcTGGGACACTGATGAGGAGAATTCCCGTGGAGAGcccaagcccagctctgccttaaTGTCCAGCTTCACCC CCACGTCAATCCTGAAGAAATCCAAGCGACTAAAGAAGAACAATGTGGAGTTTGACCGGGTCACTGTGTTTTACTTCCCACGCTGCCAGGGCTTCACGAGCGTGCCCAGCCGTGGGGGCTGTACCCTGGGCATGGTCAGCAAGCACAGCTCCTCCCGCCAGTTCACGCTGGCAGAGTTTTCAAAGGAGCAGGAGAACGTCCGTCGGGGCAAGCTcgaagagaaattaaaagagGAGAAGTTGGAAGCGTTGAAATGGAAA CTGACCATGAACGGCACCAAGGAGTCGGAGGAGGCCAACCAGCTCACCATCGAGGACATCTCCGACGACGACATCGACGTCAGCAACGTGGACCTGGAGGATGGCTTCTTCCTGCAGCCCTACCCCGCCAAGAAGAGGCGGGCGCTGCTGAAGGCCGTGGGCGTGAAGAAGATCGACAAGGAGGAGAAGCGGGAGCTGCACAACATCCGCCTGTCCCGGGAGGACTGCGGCTGCGACTGCCGCGAGGTCTGCGACCCCGagacctgcagctgcagcttggCAGGCATTAAATGTCAG ATGGATCACACCTCCTTCCCCTGCGGCTGCACCAAGGACGGCTGCGGCAACACCGAGGGCAGGATCGAGTTCAACCAGGCCCGCGTGCAGACGCATTTCATCCACACCATCAtgaagctggagctggagaagcagcagcagcagagcagcgaGAAGGTGGCGGAGGCCGAGCCCCCATTCCGGGAGCGGCTCCCTGCGCTGGGATGCGCGGCAGGGAAGGGCTCGCTGGAGGAGCGCGCGGTGCCGCTGGCGCCTGCCTTCCAGTTCAGCCCCGACCTGGAGGCCCTGGGGGAgaacagctgcagcagtgacatGACAGactcctccatctcctcccaccCCAGCGAGGACCTGGAGGAGCCCTACGAGAGCCTCCCCTCCGACAAGTCCCAGTCGGACGTGGACGACGACGGCTTGGCACGCATCCTCCACTTCAACGACTCGGATGCCGAGGAGGAGAGCAGGCGTGGCCAGGATGACCTCGGCTGCTTCCATCCCACCGACTTCTTCATCGAGGACCACGGCAGCGAGGCCAAGCCCATCCCTGGCCACTTGTCCCACCTGTCGGAGTGCCTGGATGAGAATGCCAACCAGGACAGCGGGGGTTTGCTGGAGGATGCAGCCCACGGGAGGTGCGATGGGCTGTCCTGCTGCGCCCCCTCCTCCACTGAGCCCTGCTCCAAGAGCTACGCCGacctcagcctttcctctgaTTCCTTGGATTTCTTCCAGTCCTTCTCGGACTATAACTTGGGACCCCTTTACAACTCCTTAAAGGAGTATGAGAACCTGGATAACTTCTCAGCGTTACAGTTTCAGTTGCCTAATTTCCCTGGCTTCCCACAAGCCGGAGATCAAGGCTCCTGTTTCTTGGAGTCCCTCATTGGTTTGTCTGAATCCGTCCCTGAAACCCCAGCCCCTTTCACAGACAATCAACTTTTGGAGGATGCCATCAAGTCATCACTGATGGAGACAGTGAAGGTGTGA